A portion of the Francisella uliginis genome contains these proteins:
- a CDS encoding GRP family sugar transporter, with product MVVLHSYGVAVFFCIVTMLCWGSWANTQKLSTKEWPFQQYYWDYALGILIVSLILAITMGSFGSEGRSFFSDISQASPASFFYAFMGGVVFNLANILLVAAIDIAGMSVAFPLAIGLALVIGVITNYIATPLGQPIVLFLGVLSVFAAIIIDAVIYKRISDNKNKNMLKGFIVSIISGILMGFFYPLVIKSISSNFVTPQAGLMTPYTASFIFALGIFISNFVINGWMIKFPISGKKLKFKDYFSQGTPWLHIIGILGGVIWGIGSCLNFIASGIAGPSISYGLGQGATMIAAFWGVFIWKEFAKAPKGTNKLILLMFITYILGLTLIVLARNI from the coding sequence ATGGTTGTATTACACTCATATGGTGTTGCAGTATTCTTTTGTATAGTGACTATGCTATGTTGGGGATCATGGGCAAATACACAAAAGCTTTCGACAAAAGAATGGCCTTTTCAACAGTACTATTGGGATTATGCATTAGGAATTTTGATAGTTTCTTTGATATTAGCGATAACTATGGGAAGTTTTGGTTCAGAAGGTAGATCGTTCTTTAGTGATATATCTCAAGCATCACCAGCGAGCTTTTTCTATGCCTTTATGGGAGGTGTAGTTTTTAATCTAGCTAATATTCTTCTTGTTGCAGCAATTGATATAGCTGGAATGTCTGTGGCATTTCCATTAGCTATAGGTTTAGCTCTGGTTATAGGTGTTATTACAAACTATATAGCAACTCCATTGGGTCAACCTATAGTGTTATTTTTAGGTGTCTTAAGTGTGTTTGCAGCAATAATAATAGATGCCGTTATATATAAGCGTATTTCTGATAATAAAAACAAAAATATGCTAAAAGGATTTATAGTTTCGATAATCTCGGGTATTTTGATGGGCTTTTTCTATCCGTTGGTTATAAAGTCAATATCTAGTAATTTTGTAACTCCTCAAGCAGGTTTAATGACTCCTTATACAGCTAGTTTTATATTTGCATTAGGAATTTTTATATCAAACTTTGTTATCAATGGTTGGATGATTAAATTCCCTATTTCTGGTAAAAAGCTTAAGTTTAAAGATTATTTCTCACAAGGAACTCCATGGTTACATATTATAGGTATTTTAGGTGGTGTAATTTGGGGAATAGGATCTTGTTTGAACTTTATAGCTTCAGGTATTGCTGGACCTTCTATTTCTTATGGATTAGGTCAGGGAGCAACAATGATAGCAGCATTCTGGGGAGTATTTATTTGGAAAGAATTTGCCAAAGCACCAAAAGGTACAAATAAGCTGATTCTTTTGATGTTTATAACATATATATTAGGTTTAACTTTAATTGTTTTAGCTAGGAATATTTAA
- a CDS encoding LexA family protein, whose translation MFKYSIDLKPTLKKIGMKQKELAEILGKSERTIKHWVAGVNSPAYDTHLEVMKILGIEESDTDNMSIKAPVLSYVQAGEFTQSSDEIDPIRYINLPVNMIPKNGFLLEVKGNSMNYDYSDKQKLDKKYAKYSLDEGETIIVDPNDINIMNLVGKVIVAKNSDGATVKLVYIEDGKLCLMPLNSDFQNNDEIKQPSEAEIIGRVVNVFRSF comes from the coding sequence ATGTTTAAGTATTCTATAGATCTAAAACCTACTCTTAAAAAGATAGGAATGAAGCAAAAAGAACTAGCTGAAATATTAGGTAAAAGTGAAAGAACTATTAAGCATTGGGTTGCAGGTGTTAATTCTCCTGCTTATGATACGCATTTAGAGGTAATGAAAATATTAGGTATAGAGGAATCAGATACAGATAATATGTCTATCAAAGCACCTGTATTATCATATGTTCAAGCTGGTGAATTTACTCAATCATCTGATGAAATAGACCCTATAAGATATATAAACCTACCTGTTAACATGATACCTAAAAATGGTTTCTTATTAGAAGTTAAAGGTAATAGTATGAACTACGACTATAGTGATAAACAAAAACTTGATAAGAAATATGCTAAGTATTCTCTAGATGAGGGAGAAACTATTATTGTTGATCCTAATGATATAAATATTATGAATCTAGTTGGAAAAGTTATAGTCGCTAAAAACTCAGATGGTGCTACTGTTAAACTTGTATATATAGAGGATGGAAAACTGTGTTTAATGCCTCTTAATTCAGATTTTCAAAATAATGATGAAATAAAGCAACCTTCTGAAGCCGAAATTATTGGTAGAGTTGTTAATGTATTTAGAAGTTTCTAA